The Planctomycetia bacterium region GCTATTGGACCTGGGTGGCAGCCGGCGAAGCGTTGCGGGTGGAGCGCGGCATGTTGCGCGTCGCGGAAGAGCGTAACGCGGCGATTAAGCGGCGCGTGGAGTTCGGCGACTTGCCTGGGAGCGAGGCGGTGGACAACGATCGCGTCGTCGCCTCGCGGCACATGAAGGTCATTGCCTCGGAACGGAAGCTTCAAGAGGCCGCGATCAAACTCTCCTTGTTCCTGCGTAGCCCGGAAGGTTTTCCGTTGCTTCCGCCCCCAGAGCTGTTGCCCATGGGGTTCCCCGCTCCGCCGACGCCGCGATCAGATACGGTTCCTTTGGCGATCGACCGGGCGCTGCAGGCCCGCCCGGAGGTGCGAGAGCTTAACTTGCTCCGACAAAGTTTGGCGGTGGACCTTCAAGCGGCTGAGAATCTGCTGATGCCTGGGCTCGACGCCACCGTTTGGGGCTCAAAGGATGTCGGTGGCGAGGCGTCACCGTCGGGGGACAAGACGCCCTACGAGATGGAAGGTGGATTGTTTGCCGAAGTGCCCCTTCAGCGTCGTGAGGCACGCGGTAAAATTCGTGCGTTGCAGGCCAAGCTCGCCCAACTGAACGCCAAGCAACGCTTCACAAATGACAAGATCGGCGCGGAAGTCCGCGATGCCGCCTCGGCTCTGTTGACATCGTACCAGCGCGCCATGGAGGCAGGCTCAAACGTACGTTTAGCGCAACAAATGGAGGCCTTCGAGCGACGGCGATTCGAACTGGGAGATAGCAATATCTTCCTGGTTAATCAGCGCGAGTTAGCTGCCGTGGAAGCCTCGCTGTTCGAAATCGAAGCGCTGGCCGACTACTATCGTAGCCTGGCGGTTTATCGCACGAGCCTGGCCGAGAGGGCCGTCGAACGGGCCATTAGCGCCGAGTAGTGCCTCAACCCAACGTCGATCTCAGGGC contains the following coding sequences:
- a CDS encoding TolC family protein → MARNAEPFKAVATVQFTSPPEELPRGVAIAIKPLTLDEVLQSVDLTYPLVQAAFQERAIAEGQQLAARGGFDLTVDGYSLAQPMGYYKMYRTGVTATQPLWQGGYAYGGYRIGDGNFPDWYGERQTNEGGEFKLGATVPLWRDRAIDKRRVAIAQSNLARAAAEPSIQAQLLEIDRAAAQSYWTWVAAGEALRVERGMLRVAEERNAAIKRRVEFGDLPGSEAVDNDRVVASRHMKVIASERKLQEAAIKLSLFLRSPEGFPLLPPPELLPMGFPAPPTPRSDTVPLAIDRALQARPEVRELNLLRQSLAVDLQAAENLLMPGLDATVWGSKDVGGEASPSGDKTPYEMEGGLFAEVPLQRREARGKIRALQAKLAQLNAKQRFTNDKIGAEVRDAASALLTSYQRAMEAGSNVRLAQQMEAFERRRFELGDSNIFLVNQRELAAVEASLFEIEALADYYRSLAVYRTSLAERAVERAISAE